In a single window of the Phocoena phocoena chromosome 14, mPhoPho1.1, whole genome shotgun sequence genome:
- the MRPL35 gene encoding large ribosomal subunit protein bL35m, which translates to MAASAFACTVRAASGILRPLSILASSAYRNCSKNACLSSALSSRHFSHIQTLVVSSAPRLITSVRNLTCGQTATVLNRVVPLLPNVLKPPVRTVTYYSSRKGKRKTVKAVIYRFLRLHSGLWLRRKAGYKKKLWKKTVARKRRLRELVFCNKTQSKLLDKMTASFWKRRNWYADDLYQKYHDRTNLKV; encoded by the exons ATGGCGGCCTCCGCTTTTGCGTGTACTGTGAGAGCAGCCTCAG gaatCTTACGGCCCCTGAGTATTTTGGCATCTTCAGCCTATCGAAACTGCTCCAAGAATGCCTGTCTTAGTTCTGCACTGTCTTCCCGACATTTCAGTCATATTCAGACACTGGTTGTGTCCTCTGCTCCCAGACTGATCACATCTGTCAGAAACCTGACATGTGGGCAGACTGCCACAGTCCTCAATAG AGTGGTCCCCTTGCTCCCAAACGTCCTGAAGCCACCAGTCAGAACTGTAACATACTACAGTTCAagaaaaggcaagagaaagaCTGTGAAAGCTGTCATCTATAGGTTTCTTCGACTTCATTCTGGCCTGTGGCTAAGGAGGAAG GCTGGTTATAAGAAAAAATTATGGAAGAAGACAGTTGCAAGAAAAAGACGCTTGAGGGAACTCGTCTTCTGCaataaaacccaaagtaagcTCTTAGATAAAATGACAGCATCTTTCTGGAAGAGGCGGAACTGGTATGCTGATGACCTTTATCAGAAGTATCATGACCGAACAAACTTGAAAGTATAG